A region from the Vicia villosa cultivar HV-30 ecotype Madison, WI linkage group LG3, Vvil1.0, whole genome shotgun sequence genome encodes:
- the LOC131661850 gene encoding glutamine synthetase nodule isozyme: protein MSLLTDLINLDLSDTTQKIIAEYIWIGGSGLDVRSKARTLPGPVTDPSQLPKWNFDGSSTEQAPGKDSEVILYPQAIFKDPFRRGNHILVMCDVYTPAGEPLPSNKRHAAAKVFSHPDVVAEETWYGIEQEYTLLQKDINWPLGWPAGGYPGPQGPYYCGIGADKAFGRDIVDAHYKACLFAGINISGINGEVMPGQWEFQVGPSVGISAGDEIWVARYILERITEVADVVLTFDPKPIKGDWNGAGAHTNYSTKSMREEGGYEIIKKAIEKLGKRHAEHIAAYGEGNERRLTGKHETADINTFSWGVANRGASVRVGRDTEKEGKGYFEDRRPASNMDPYVVTAMIAETTILSKP from the exons atGTCTCTTCTTACAGATCTCATCAACCTTGATCTCTCAGACACCACCCAGAAAATCATCGCTGAATACATATG GATTGGTGGTTCTGGTTTGGACGTGAGGAGCAAAGCAAGG ACTCTTCCCGGACCAGTTACTGACCCTTCACAGCTCCCCAAGTGGAACTTTGATGGTTCCAGCACAGAACAAGCTCCTGGAAAAGATAGTGAAGTTATTTTata CCCACAGGCCATTTTTAAGGATCCATTCAGAAGGGGTAACCATATCTTG gtTATGTGTGATGTATACACTCCTGCTGGAGAACCACTTCCCAGTAACAAACGACACGCAGCTGCCAAGGTTTTCAGCCATCCTGATGTTGTTGCTGAGGAAACATG GTATGGTATTGAGCAAGAATACACCTTGTTGCAGAAAGACATCAATTGGCCTCTTGGTTGGCCAGCTGGTGGTTATCCTGGACCTCAG GGACCATACTACtgtggtattggtgctgacaagGCTTTTGGCCGTGACATTGTTGATGCTCATTACAAAGCCTGTCTTTTTGCCGGCATCAACATCAGTGGAATCAATGGAGAAGTGATGCCTGGTCAG TGGGAATTCCAAGTTGGTCCATCAGTTGGTATCTCTGCCGGGGACGAGATATGGGTTGCTCGTTACATTTTGGAG AGGATCACTGAGGTTGCTGATGTGGTTCTTACCTTTGACCCTAAACCAATTAAG GGTGATTGGAATGGTGCTGGTGCTCACACAAACTACAGCACCAAATCTATGAGAGAAGAAGGCGGATATGAAATCATCAAGAAAGCAATCGAGAAGCTTGGGAAGAGGCACGCCGAGCACATCGCTGCTTACGGAGAAGGCAACGAGCGTCGTTTGACAGGAAAACACGAAACAGCTGACATTAATACCTTCTCATGg ggTGTTGCGAACCGCGGAGCTTCGGTTAGGGTTGGAAGGGACACAGAGAAAGAAGGGAAGGGTTACTTTGAGGACAGGAGGCCAGCATCTAACATGGATCCATATGTTGTCACTGCCATGATTGCAGAGACTACCATCCTCTCAAAACCTTAA